Proteins from a genomic interval of Microbacterium esteraromaticum:
- a CDS encoding HIT family protein: MSTEQDQQPTPEDARHLAGVPDEFQRLWTPHRMAYIQAGPEPLREECPFCEAPKHDDAERLIVARGKTAYVLLNLFPYNSGHLLVCPYRHIGTYDQATPEEVAEIGALTQIGMRVLRDVSRCDGFNLGMNQGAVAGAGVAEHLHQHIVPRWSTDANFFPIIAKTKALPQLLGEVRDAVAHAWPVDN; the protein is encoded by the coding sequence GTGAGTACGGAACAGGATCAGCAGCCGACGCCCGAGGACGCCCGGCACCTCGCCGGTGTTCCGGATGAGTTCCAGCGGCTATGGACTCCGCACCGGATGGCGTACATCCAGGCGGGGCCGGAGCCGCTGCGTGAGGAGTGCCCGTTCTGCGAGGCACCCAAGCACGATGACGCCGAACGACTGATCGTCGCGCGTGGCAAGACCGCGTACGTGCTGCTGAACCTGTTCCCGTACAACTCCGGCCACCTTCTGGTGTGCCCCTACCGTCACATCGGCACCTACGATCAGGCCACGCCCGAGGAGGTCGCCGAGATCGGCGCTCTCACGCAGATCGGGATGCGCGTGCTGCGGGACGTCTCGCGGTGCGATGGCTTCAACCTCGGAATGAATCAGGGAGCCGTGGCAGGTGCCGGCGTCGCCGAGCACCTGCATCAGCACATCGTGCCGCGGTGGTCGACCGACGCGAACTTCTTCCCGATCATCGCCAAGACCAAGGCGCTGCCACAGCTGCTCGGCGAGGTGCGCGACGCCGTGGCCCACGCCTGGCCTGTGGATAACTGA
- the thrS gene encoding threonine--tRNA ligase: MTVNGELKDLAATVTDTDVVEPVTIDSPVGLSILRHSTAHVLAQAVQRIRPQSNLGIGPPITDGFYYDFGVDEPFTPEDLKAISKEMQRIIREGQRFTRRVVTESEARAELAHEPFKLELIDFAGGPGSGADAAEGASAEIGGGELTIYDNVTKDGEVAWKDLCRGPHVPGTRMIGNGWDLTRVAAAYWRGSEKNPQLQRIYGTAWPTKEELRAYQERLAEAERRDHRRLGVEMDLFSFPDEIGSGLAVFHPKGGIIRYEIEENLRRHLLRNGYDVVNSPHITKKDLFQTSGHLQTYADGMFPPMHLDEVVDDEGNVTRQGQDYYLKPMNCPFHNLIFRARGRSYRELPLRLAEFGTVYRYEKSGTLSGLTRVRGLTQDDAHIYVTQDQVREELATNLNLVLELLRDYGLNDFYLELSTNEVGNPKFLGEPEQWTTAIDTLREVAVESGLELVDDPGGAAFYGPKISVQARDAIGRTWQMSTIQLDFNQPERFELEYTGPDGAKHRPVMIHRALLGSVERFFAILLEHYAGDFPLWLAPAQVVGVPVADDFGPYLDEVIGQLRAAGIRADVDHSDDRMQKKIRNHTTAKVPLILIAGAQDRDAGTVSFRFRDGTQENGVPVEVAMERIRNAVANHARVMTAEDLA, encoded by the coding sequence ATGACCGTCAACGGCGAACTGAAAGATCTCGCCGCCACCGTCACCGACACCGACGTGGTCGAGCCGGTCACGATCGACAGCCCGGTCGGCCTCAGCATCCTGCGCCACTCGACCGCGCACGTGCTCGCGCAGGCGGTGCAGCGCATCCGTCCGCAGTCGAACCTCGGTATCGGCCCGCCGATCACGGACGGCTTCTACTACGACTTCGGCGTCGATGAGCCCTTCACCCCCGAGGATCTGAAGGCGATCTCGAAAGAGATGCAGCGCATCATCCGCGAAGGTCAGCGCTTCACGCGCCGGGTCGTCACCGAGAGTGAAGCGCGCGCCGAACTCGCACACGAGCCCTTCAAACTCGAGCTGATCGATTTCGCCGGAGGGCCTGGCTCGGGCGCGGATGCTGCCGAAGGCGCTTCCGCGGAGATCGGCGGCGGCGAGCTGACCATCTACGACAACGTCACGAAGGACGGCGAGGTCGCTTGGAAGGATCTCTGCCGCGGCCCGCACGTGCCAGGCACGCGCATGATCGGCAACGGATGGGACCTCACCCGCGTCGCGGCCGCCTACTGGCGCGGTAGCGAGAAGAACCCCCAGCTGCAGCGGATCTACGGCACGGCCTGGCCCACCAAGGAAGAACTGCGCGCGTACCAGGAGCGTCTGGCCGAGGCCGAGCGTCGCGACCACCGCAGGCTCGGCGTCGAGATGGACCTGTTCTCGTTCCCGGACGAGATCGGCTCGGGACTGGCGGTGTTCCACCCCAAGGGTGGCATCATCCGCTACGAGATCGAGGAGAACCTGCGCCGCCACCTGCTGCGCAACGGGTACGACGTCGTCAACTCCCCGCACATCACCAAGAAGGACCTGTTCCAGACGTCGGGGCACCTGCAGACCTACGCCGACGGCATGTTCCCCCCGATGCACCTCGATGAGGTCGTCGACGACGAGGGCAACGTCACGCGCCAGGGGCAGGATTACTACCTCAAGCCGATGAACTGCCCGTTCCACAACCTGATCTTCCGCGCGCGCGGTCGCAGCTACCGCGAATTGCCGTTGCGCCTGGCCGAGTTCGGCACGGTGTACCGGTACGAGAAGAGCGGCACGCTCTCGGGTCTGACGCGTGTGCGCGGCCTGACGCAGGACGACGCGCACATCTACGTCACCCAGGACCAGGTGCGCGAGGAACTCGCGACCAACCTCAACCTCGTGCTCGAGCTGCTGCGCGATTACGGGCTGAACGATTTCTACCTGGAGCTGTCGACCAACGAGGTGGGCAACCCCAAGTTCCTCGGTGAGCCCGAGCAGTGGACCACCGCGATCGACACGCTGCGCGAGGTCGCCGTCGAGTCCGGTCTCGAGCTGGTGGACGACCCGGGTGGAGCGGCGTTCTACGGTCCGAAGATCTCAGTGCAGGCGCGCGACGCCATCGGACGCACCTGGCAGATGTCGACGATCCAGCTCGACTTCAACCAGCCCGAGCGCTTCGAACTGGAGTACACCGGCCCCGACGGGGCCAAGCACCGCCCGGTGATGATCCACCGCGCCCTGCTCGGCTCGGTGGAGCGCTTCTTCGCGATCCTGCTGGAGCACTACGCCGGCGACTTCCCGCTGTGGTTGGCTCCCGCGCAGGTGGTCGGCGTGCCGGTGGCCGATGACTTCGGTCCTTACCTCGACGAAGTCATCGGGCAGTTGCGCGCCGCGGGCATCCGCGCCGATGTCGACCATTCCGACGACCGGATGCAGAAGAAGATCCGCAACCACACCACCGCCAAGGTGCCGCTGATTCTCATCGCAGGTGCGCAGGACCGCGACGCCGGAACCGTCTCGTTCCGCTTCCGTGACGGCACCCAGGAGAACGGCGTGCCGGTCGAGGTCGCGATGGAGCGGATCCGGAACGCAGTCGCGAACCACGCGCGGGTGATGACGGCCGAGGACCTCGCGTGA
- a CDS encoding rhodanese-like domain-containing protein: MRRLLAVSASAIALALTLTACAGSPSTTAEPIEISTDTVVLDVRTPDEYAGGHLEGSTLLDFNSGELAAAIPNLDPDAEYLVYCRSGNRAGQAIALMEQAGFTTLTNLGSLQQAADATGLPIVK; this comes from the coding sequence ATGCGCCGTCTTCTCGCCGTCTCGGCATCCGCCATCGCCCTCGCCCTGACGCTGACCGCCTGTGCCGGTTCGCCGAGCACCACCGCCGAACCGATCGAGATCAGCACCGACACCGTCGTGCTCGACGTGCGCACTCCCGACGAGTACGCGGGCGGGCACCTCGAAGGGTCGACCCTGCTCGACTTCAACAGCGGTGAGCTCGCCGCCGCGATCCCGAACCTGGACCCCGACGCGGAGTACCTCGTCTACTGCCGCTCGGGCAACCGAGCCGGTCAGGCCATCGCGCTGATGGAGCAGGCCGGATTCACCACGCTCACCAATCTCGGCTCGCTGCAGCAGGCCGCCGATGCCACGGGCCTGCCGATCGTGAAGTGA